In Elaeis guineensis isolate ETL-2024a chromosome 1, EG11, whole genome shotgun sequence, a genomic segment contains:
- the LOC105038811 gene encoding gamma carbonic anhydrase-like 2, mitochondrial: MAAALARFSRRALPSSSRLLPLLRPLSSEAASPAAAAAPSPPPTSADRVKWDYRGQRRVIPLGQWVPKIAVDAYVAPNVVLAGQVTVYDGASVWNGSVLRGDLNKITVGFCSNVQERCVLHAAWSSPTGLPAETSIERYVTIGAYSLLRSCTIEPECIIGQHSILMEGSLVETNSILEAGSVLPPGRRIPTGELWAGNPARFVRKLTHEEILEIPKLAVAINDLMQSHFSEFLPYSTVYLEVEKMKKALSIPL, translated from the exons atggcTGCAGCTCTCGCTCGCTTCTCCCGAAGAGCCCTTCCCTCCTCCTCtcgcctcctccccctccttcgCCCGCTCTCCTCGGAGGCCGCATCCCCGGCCGCTGCTGCGGCTCCTTCACCGCCGCCGACGTCGGCGGACCGCGTGAAGTGGGACTACCGGGGCCAGCGGCGGGTTATCCCTCTTGGACAGTGGGTGCCCAAGATCGCCGTCGACGCCTACGTCGCCCCCAACGTCGTCCTCGCTGGCCAGGTCACCGTCTACGACGGCGCCTCCGTCTGGAACGGATCCGTCCTCCGCGGCGACCTCAACAAGATCACCGTCGGGTTCTGCTCCAACGTCCAGGAGCGCTGCGTCCTCCATGCTGCCTGGTCCTCCCCCACAG GACTTCCAGCTGAAACATCCATTGAGAGGTATGTAACAATCGGAGCTTATAGTCTCCTGCGGTCATGCACGATTGAACCAGAGTGTATCATTGGACAGCACTCCATTCTCATGGAAGGTTCCTTGGTGGAGACCAATTCAATTTTAGAAGCTGGATCTGTGCTTCCACCTGGCCGAAGGATTCCAACTGGTGAGCTTTGGGCTGGTAATCCAGCAAGGTTCGTTCGGAAGCTGACCCATGAAGAAATCTTAGAGATTCCAAAGCTTGCTGTTGCCATAAACGATCTGATGCAAAGTCATTTCTCTGAATTCCTTCCATATTCGACGGTTTATTTGGAGGTGGAGAAAATGAAAAAGGCCTTGTCAATTCCTCTTTGA